The following proteins are co-located in the Mycolicibacterium goodii genome:
- a CDS encoding FAD-dependent monooxygenase, with translation MATDGVLVVGAGPTGLMLACELALGGVNVTLLEERTSTPNITRAFAVHARTLELLDARGLARDLLARGLPVREVAPPGGVVLKLSELPTEFGMVLIVPQSGTEHLLEARADELGVDVRRGAEVVGMEQDADGVMLRLADRSSVRGAFVVGCDGAHSVVRTLAGIDFVGKQYETHILLADVRLASPPEETLFARTGVEGVALFIPFGDGWFRAIVWDRLREQAPLTEPVTLDEIKDAFRRIAGQDYGMSGMRWSSRFLSERRQARTYRRGRVFLAGDAAHVHSPLGGQGMNTGLGDALNLGWKLALAVRGRAPAWLLDSYERERHPVGAGVLRFTDAFNQIVLSSPARRRARVAALAVVLRIPGVRRSLTERLSGIGITYPRSRHEHRLVGHRMPDVKCGGSRLYELLRDGKFVLVSSRQLDADGVVHVVGDLSGLPDAVLVRPDGYIAWASDRVPGAGEVGAAVAHWIPG, from the coding sequence GTGGCAACCGACGGTGTCCTTGTGGTTGGTGCCGGACCCACCGGCCTCATGCTGGCCTGCGAGTTGGCCCTTGGCGGCGTGAACGTCACGTTGCTGGAAGAGCGGACTAGCACACCCAACATCACCAGGGCATTTGCGGTGCATGCGCGCACATTGGAGCTGCTCGACGCCCGTGGCCTGGCTCGCGATCTGTTGGCCCGCGGGCTGCCCGTGCGCGAGGTCGCGCCACCGGGCGGTGTGGTGTTGAAGCTCTCAGAGCTGCCGACCGAATTCGGCATGGTGCTGATAGTTCCGCAAAGTGGCACCGAGCATCTGCTGGAGGCCAGGGCCGATGAGCTCGGGGTGGACGTGCGCCGCGGCGCCGAGGTGGTCGGCATGGAGCAGGACGCCGACGGGGTGATGCTGCGACTCGCCGACAGGAGCAGCGTGCGCGGGGCGTTCGTGGTGGGTTGCGACGGCGCCCACAGCGTGGTGCGCACCCTCGCGGGCATCGACTTCGTCGGCAAGCAGTACGAGACGCACATCCTGCTCGCCGACGTCCGTCTGGCGTCGCCGCCCGAGGAGACGCTGTTCGCGCGGACCGGTGTCGAGGGTGTCGCGTTGTTCATCCCGTTCGGTGACGGCTGGTTCCGCGCGATCGTGTGGGACCGGCTGCGCGAGCAGGCGCCGCTGACCGAACCGGTGACGCTCGACGAGATCAAGGACGCGTTCCGCCGCATCGCCGGACAGGACTACGGCATGAGCGGCATGCGGTGGAGTTCCCGGTTCCTCAGTGAACGCCGACAGGCCAGGACCTACCGCCGCGGCCGGGTCTTCCTCGCAGGCGATGCCGCCCATGTGCATTCCCCACTCGGCGGCCAGGGCATGAACACCGGTCTGGGCGACGCGTTGAACCTTGGCTGGAAGCTCGCGTTGGCCGTGCGGGGACGCGCACCGGCATGGCTGCTCGACAGCTATGAGCGGGAACGCCATCCGGTCGGCGCCGGCGTTCTGCGGTTCACCGATGCGTTCAACCAGATCGTGCTGAGCTCGCCGGCCCGACGGCGCGCCCGCGTCGCCGCGCTCGCGGTGGTGTTGCGCATCCCCGGGGTCCGCCGGTCGCTCACCGAGCGGCTCAGCGGTATCGGGATCACCTATCCGAGGTCGCGCCACGAACATCGACTGGTCGGACACCGCATGCCCGACGTGAAGTGTGGTGGGTCCCGGCTCTACGAACTGCTGCGCGACGGGAAGTTCGTTCTGGTCTCGTCGCGTCAGCTCGATGCCGACGGTGTGGTTCATGTGGTCGGTGACCTCAGCGGTCTTCCCGACGCGGTGCTGGTGCGGCCCGACGGGTACATCGCATGGGCGAGTGATCGGGTGCCGGGGGCGGGGGAGGTGGGTGCGGCGGTCGCGCACTGGATTCCGGGGTGA